One stretch of Hypanus sabinus isolate sHypSab1 chromosome 29, sHypSab1.hap1, whole genome shotgun sequence DNA includes these proteins:
- the LOC132383236 gene encoding ras-related and estrogen-regulated growth inhibitor-like isoform X1: MTSNFQRLPRPLKKAQQLASCRTVRIAVLGQGAVGKTGKLPISRRASIRRRDPLTERGFRSPANAITVRFITKRFIGEYDPTLETIYRHVFSVDGECVQFEVLDTAGQEEDTMLIEEKIKWAEGFIIAYSVTDRCSFDEILRLRFLIRHIHSGLKRHHGDALPPVVIVANKKDLQYDRMVTTEEGSSIAQALKCPFFEISARDSYEETVAVFSLLYREVASTGALSAFRRKVSSKLMDKIPRIHSTATTSLSVRSFSLSSVKDFLTD; the protein is encoded by the exons ATGACGTCCAATTTCCAGCGGTTACCCCGTCCTCTGAAGAAAGCGCAGCAGCTGGCTAGCTGCAGGACCGTGAGGATCGCTGTCCTGGGTCAGGGAGCTGTGGGTAAAACCGGTAAGCTGCCGATCTCCCGCAGAGCCTCCATCCGCCGGCGTGACCCTCTTACTGAGCGGGGATTCCGTTCTCCTGCAAACG CCATCACAGTTCGCTTCATCACAAAGAGGTTCATTGGGGAGTATGATCCGACCTTGG AAACAATATACAGACACGTGTTCTCAGTGGACGGAGAGTGTGTGCAGTTTGAAGTTCTCGATACCGCTGGACAG GAAGAAGACACGATGTTAATTGAGGAAAAGATCAAGTGGGCGGAAGGCTTTATCATCGCCTACTCGGTGACAGACCGTTGCAGCTTTGACGAGATTCTCCGACTTCGGTTCTTGATCCGTCACATCCACTCCGGCCTGAAGCGGCATCATGGTGATGCACTGCCCCCGGTGGTGATTGTCGCCAACAAGAAGGACCTCCAGTATGACCGGATGGTCACCACGGAAGAGGGCAGCAGCATTGCCCAGGCACTCAAGTGCCCATTCTTCGAGATCTCAGCCCGGGACAGTTATGAAGAAACCGTGGCTGTCTTCAGCCTGCTTTACCGGGAGGTGGCCAGCACTGGAGCCCTGTCTGCCTTCCGACGGAAGGTCTCCTCTAAACTGATGGACAAAATCCCCAGAATCCACTCAACAGCCACCACAAGCCTGTCCGTGCGGAGTTTCAGCCTGAGTTCAGTCAAGGATTTCTTAACCGATTAA
- the LOC132383236 gene encoding ras-related and estrogen-regulated growth inhibitor-like isoform X2, which produces MTSNFQRLPRPLKKAQQLASCRTVRIAVLGQGAVGKTAITVRFITKRFIGEYDPTLETIYRHVFSVDGECVQFEVLDTAGQEEDTMLIEEKIKWAEGFIIAYSVTDRCSFDEILRLRFLIRHIHSGLKRHHGDALPPVVIVANKKDLQYDRMVTTEEGSSIAQALKCPFFEISARDSYEETVAVFSLLYREVASTGALSAFRRKVSSKLMDKIPRIHSTATTSLSVRSFSLSSVKDFLTD; this is translated from the exons ATGACGTCCAATTTCCAGCGGTTACCCCGTCCTCTGAAGAAAGCGCAGCAGCTGGCTAGCTGCAGGACCGTGAGGATCGCTGTCCTGGGTCAGGGAGCTGTGGGTAAAACCG CCATCACAGTTCGCTTCATCACAAAGAGGTTCATTGGGGAGTATGATCCGACCTTGG AAACAATATACAGACACGTGTTCTCAGTGGACGGAGAGTGTGTGCAGTTTGAAGTTCTCGATACCGCTGGACAG GAAGAAGACACGATGTTAATTGAGGAAAAGATCAAGTGGGCGGAAGGCTTTATCATCGCCTACTCGGTGACAGACCGTTGCAGCTTTGACGAGATTCTCCGACTTCGGTTCTTGATCCGTCACATCCACTCCGGCCTGAAGCGGCATCATGGTGATGCACTGCCCCCGGTGGTGATTGTCGCCAACAAGAAGGACCTCCAGTATGACCGGATGGTCACCACGGAAGAGGGCAGCAGCATTGCCCAGGCACTCAAGTGCCCATTCTTCGAGATCTCAGCCCGGGACAGTTATGAAGAAACCGTGGCTGTCTTCAGCCTGCTTTACCGGGAGGTGGCCAGCACTGGAGCCCTGTCTGCCTTCCGACGGAAGGTCTCCTCTAAACTGATGGACAAAATCCCCAGAATCCACTCAACAGCCACCACAAGCCTGTCCGTGCGGAGTTTCAGCCTGAGTTCAGTCAAGGATTTCTTAACCGATTAA
- the LOC132383237 gene encoding transportin-3-like: MFACDFFQAFCGPTFHLLEQPRGFQNHPDTVDDLFRLATRFIQRSPVVLIQSPVMSLIIRCALAATTLNHRDANSSVMKFLQDLVHVATVNEHKEDFELRKTLVHGFLGESGALLVAQLVQACCFYLVPSMLGNVADVLWELRIFDRKTFCRWLEDALKSLPKELSAGAITATEKQVTEFHKQVMCAEDAAMIGWSLMEFSGFYR; the protein is encoded by the exons ATGTTTGCTTGTGATTTCTTTCAGGCGTTTTGTGGACCAACATTCCATCTTCTAGAACAACCTAGAGGGTTCCAGAATCATCCTGACACTGTAGATGATCTTTTTCGATTGGCAACAAG ATTCATTCAGCGAAGCCCGGTGGTTTTAATCCAAAGTCCAGTCATGTCTTTGATTATTCGTTGTGCGTTGGCTGCAACAACACTGAACCATCGTGATGCTAACTCCAGTGTGATGAAATTCCTGCAGGATCTGGTTCATGTTGCGACAGTCAATGAG CATAAGGAAGACTTTGAGCTTCGAAAGACCCTGGTTCACGGATTCCTGGGGGAGAGTGGGGCATTGTTGGTTGCACAGCTTGTACAGGCCTGCTGCTTCTACCTTGTGCCGAGCATGCTTGGAAACGTGGCCGATGTTTTGTGGGAACTCCGCATTTTTGATCGGAAG ACATTCTGTCGGTGGCTGGAAGATGCTCTCAAGAGTCTACCAAAGGAACTATCAGCCGGGGCTATCACAGCGACAGAAAAGCAAGTCACAGAGTTCCACAAACAGGTCATGTG TGCTGAAGATGCTGCAATGATAGGTTGGTCCTTAATGGAATTCTCTGGCTTCTACAGATAA